In one window of Lepidochelys kempii isolate rLepKem1 chromosome 27, rLepKem1.hap2, whole genome shotgun sequence DNA:
- the GPR179 gene encoding probable G-protein coupled receptor 179 isoform X2, producing MKCWFPTGVVRMDVKLQNVDINQCASGPGWFTDTHQCDLNSTECIPQESRGFVLGRYLCLCKPGFYGASRASGTGQSGPEESSSQYVGQYGAVDSGTLLECRPCKEGCVTCVDNTPCLIQEDWSLRAAVLSFQAFCMLAVFLSMLVSYHFRMSKRIRASGVILLETILFGSLLLYFPVFILYFKPSIFRCIILRWVRMLGFAIVYGTITLKLYRVLKVFLSRSAQRMPYMTSGRVLKMLGLILLLVLWFLAAWTVGMLENIDKNIPLVIRSQTAKGLQFYICDHDRWDYMMVVAEMLFLFWGSFLCYATRTVPSAFHEPRYMGIALHNEMIISAAFHVVRFVMVPSLHPDWTLLLFFIHTHVTITMTLALLFIPKFLHAKSPLREEIAAEVYEDELDMRRSGSYLNNSITSAWSEHSLDPDDIRDELKKLYTQLEVHKTKKMTANNPHLQKKRSSKKGLGRSIMRRITEIPESVSRQCSREGKESSGAGGGGSRSGSYKRRLLDSGSSSVKVKDDSSRHKAFSLRKSHSTYDHVQDTKEGSSPPRRDSICKEPPLLDTLMRKKLAKKAAERTKGDSLDSAPLVYKSASAHNLLADKKPLHPKPSPLQKSLSVLMSAREKALLLTSRAYLEDSCEQAGEKEGKGKEGASTPAMQSSGQADGGEATEQAPEEGKQPQSDDVAQGTVSFFLQDSFDRATVCPWGEEVTPPDSKVQKHVTYAPMKSISVDSSHLSGRVPPASRRTPPQPPIRYQSLAHSLERSEVAPGDAQEHMRPATDAPGQGSKDTGPWEVEELAGKMEKAERGEDNVQPPSTPGKSRLLSGPSFAAEICPWELAEEEGFNQSQQNQPTKPGGAEKPNSSLAKAQSLKISPQKSSLKSLGLAIRAFNRAREKSSIKGRKEDEGSQREKEKEKEAGSRHDKPKLAETSTLSIGRTARREAAARGPEESRQKMSKQATICPWEEANTTPPQQNKDASKMFEICPWEVSVEEADGAQEGSVPAKASSRAERRSSKDTGGTIRRKLERMRSQWESMCPWETINSGGALQQWSMDEAKTSHRSKMDSKNPEACPWETAEVITSVKNEICPVDTTEAPPVKQGKDRAPKGDKSITLKAAAGPGKTLEKGSSQREAICPWESLDMEELSAKTDTKHTDLPKGTSKKSDSAESRKAEVCPWETAEVETSVNAESWEVADAPPEKGTLLSKVGVTSKEDKSIRSKATGASKTLEKGSSQRDSICPWETMDVKDPSIKPVSKSFDLSKVSSKKSDNADNKKAEVCPWESAEVKTSIQTEICPWEAAETSSDKGKIKQDRDEAYTASSRETRDMPSKKLETGGSQRESVCPWESMDMEELSIKLATKSLDLYKAASKKSHSVESKKAEVCPWENADVEASVKTEICPWEVAETPPEKETQEKVGLSKGDQSITSKAAASPSKMLEKVQRESICPWETMSVEESSVKMDSKSFEPFKGPSKKSGSVESKKVDVCPWESKEVEASIKVEICPGKVSEAPSDKGKLRQDTSAGEQTGSRGTGDIPSKMLEKGSSQRESICPWEDSSITTDLGKISSRKSDSVESKKSDICPWEGLDPKAVEKESSKAEICPWDVEGALPSRTEKQAMETASTAVTGTPTAPPKKSKNKPMGQAEHKPLHHLVPDPKPLRGFSKAHSMMANVPPREAGVARCLSTGGSRTADICPCEAEGAPTAAAKDGAETSKTSEARRLEAGDVSPIHATPARSKTAEKRREETRGPSPTKSDVPWDCE from the exons atGAAATGTTGgttccccac GGGCGTGGTGAGGATGGACGTCAAGCTGCAGAACGTGGACATCAATCAGTGCGCCAGCGGCCCGGGATGGTTCACCGATACGCACCAGTGTGATCTCAACAGTACAGAG TGCATCCCGCAGGAAAGCCGTGGCTTCGTTCTCGGAAGATACCTCTGTCTGTGCAAGCCGGGCTTCTATGGTGCAAGCAGGGCCTCCGGCACTGGCCAGTCCG GCCCCGAGGAAAGCTCGTCCCAGTACGTAGGGCAGTACGGAGCCGTGGACTCTGGGACCTTGCTCGAGTGCCGGCCCTGCAAGGAAGGATGCGTGACGTGCGTGGACAACACCCCGTGTTTGATCCAGGAGGATTGGTCCCTGCGGGCTGCTGTCCTCTCTTTCCAGGCCTTCTGCATGCTGGCTGTCTTTCTCAGCATGCTGGTCTCCTACCACTTTCGAATGAGCAAG AGGATCCGGGCATCAGGAGTTATCCTGCTGGagaccatcctctttggatctcTGCttctctacttccct GTGTTTATCCTGTACTTCAAGCCGAGCATTTTCCGCTGCATCATCCTGCGCTGGGTGCGCATGCTTGGGTTTGCCATCGTCTACGGGACCATCACCCTCAAGCTGTACAG GGTGCTGAAGGTGTTCCTCTCCCGCTCAGCCCAGCGAATGCCCTACATGACCAGCGGGCGGGTGCTGAAGATGCTGGGGCTGATCCTGCTCTTGGTGCTCTGGTTTCTGGCTGCCTGGACGGTGGGGATGTTGGAGAACATCGATAAGAACATCCCGCTGGTGATCCGCTCCCAGACTGCCAAGGGGCTTCAGTTCTACATCTGCGACCATGACCGGTGGGACTACATGATGGTTGTGG CTGAGATGCTCTTCTTATTCTGGGGCAGCTTCTTGTGCTACGCCACCCGGACGGTGCCCTCTGCCTTCCATGAACCTCGCTACATGGGCATCGCCCTGCACAATGAGATGATCATCTCTGCAGCCTTCCACGTTGTCAG GTTCGTGATGGTTCCCTCGCTGCATCCCGACTGGACGCTGCTGCTGTTCTTTATTCACACGCATGTCACCATTACCATGACGCTCGCACTGCTCTTCATCCCAAAG TTCTTGCATGCCAAATCACCCCTGCGGGAGGAGATCGCAGCGGAGGTGTACGAGGACGAGCTGGACATGCGGCGCTCGGGCTCCTACCTGAACAACAGCATCACGTCGGCATGGAGCGAGCACAGTCTTGACCCCGATGACATTCGG GATGAATTAAAAAAGCTTTACACGCAGCTGGAGGTCCACAAAACCAAGAAGATGACCGCCAACAACCCTCACCTTCAGAAAAAGAGGAGCTCCAAGAAGGGCCTGGGCCGCTCCATTATGAGGCGCATCACCGAGATACCAGAGTCCGTGTCTCGGCAGTGCAGCAGAGAGGGCAAGGAGAGCTCCGGCGCGGGTGGCGGTGGGAGTCGCTCCGGCTCCTACAAAAGAAGGCTTCTGGACTCCGGCAGCTCCAGTGTGAAGGTGAAAGATGACTCCTCCAGGcacaaagccttctctctgaggAAGTCCCACAGCACCTACGACCACGTGCAGGACACCAAGGAGGGCTCCTCGCCCCCCAGGCGCGACAGCATCTGCAAGGAACCCCCGCTGCTGGACACCTTGATGAGGAAAAAGCTGGCCAAGAAAGCCGCCGAGAGAACCAAAGGCGATTCCCTGGACTCGGCCCCCCTCGTCTACAAGTCTGCCAGTGCCCACAACCTGTTGGCGGACAAGAAaccccttcaccccaaaccctccCCCTTGCAGAAATCCCTCAGCGTCCTCATGAGTGCCAGAGAGAAGGCCCTGCTGTTGACCAGCCGGGCGTATTTGGAAGATAGCTGTGAACaagctggagaaaaggagggcaaggggaaggagggagcttcCACTCCTGCAATGCAATCCTCAGGGCAGGCAGATGGCGGGGAGGCCACTGAGCAGGCCCCGGAGGAAGGGAAGCAGCCGCAGAGCGACGACGTAGCCCAAGGGACCGTGAGCTTCTTCCTGCAAGACAGCTTTGACAGGGCCACCGTTTGCCCCTGGGGGGAGGAAGTGACCCCACCAGACAGCAAGGTGCAGAAACACGTCACGTATGCCCCAATGAAAAGCATCAGCGTTGACAGCTCTCACCTGTCAGGGAGGGTGCCCCCTGCCAGCAGGAGAACACCACCGCAACCACCCATCAGGTACCAAAGCTTGGCTCACAGTCTCGAAAGGAGCGAGGTTGCCCCCGGGGACGCTCAGGAGCACATGCGGCCTGCCACAGACGCTCCTGGTCAGGGCTCCAAAGATACAGGTCCATGGGAGGTGGAGGAGCTTGCAGGAAAGATGGAGAAGGCAGAGCGGGGAGAAGATAATGTGCAACCTCCGTCCACGCCTGGGAAGAGCAGGCTGCTGTCTGGACCTTCCTTTGCTGCAGAAATATGCCCGTGGGAACTGGCGGAGGAGGAAGGTTTCAATCAGAGTCAGCAGAACCAGCCGACCAAACCAGGAGGTGCCGAGAAACCAAACAGCTCTCTGGCAAAAGCCCAAAGCCTTAAAATCTCCCCCCAGAAAAGCTCCCTCAAGAGTTTAGGGTTAGCCATTAGAGCGTTTAACCGGGCAAGGGAGAAGAGCAGCAttaaaggaaggaaggaggacgaggggagccagagggagaaagagaaagaaaaagaggctGGCAGTAGACACGATAAGCCCAAACTAGCAGAAACCTCAACGCTATCCATCGGCAGGACGGCAAGGCGAGAAGCCGCAGCCAGAGGTCCCGAGGAAAGCAGGCAGAAGATGAGTAAACAAGCCACCATCTGTCCCTGGGAAGAGGCGAATacaaccccaccccagcaaaACAAGGACGCCAGCAAAATGTTTGAAATATGCCCATGGGAGGTGAGTGTGGAAGAAGCAGATGGTGCCCAAGAGGGGTCAGTTCCAGCCAAagcaagcagcagagcagaaaggAGGAGTTCAAAAGACACAGGAGGCACCATACGTAGGAAGCTGGAGAGGATGAGGAGCCAGTGGGAATCCATGTGTCCCTGGGAGACCATAAATTCTGGTGGAGCCCTCCAACAATGGAGCATGGATGAAGCTAAAACGTCCCATCGCTCTAAGATGGACAGCAAGAATCCCGAGGCATGCCCTTGGGAAACTGCAGAGGTTATAACCAGTGTCAAAAATGAAATATGCCCTGTGGACACAACTGAAGCTCCACCAGTGAAACAGGGTAAAGACAGAGCTCCCAAAGGAGACAAGAGCATCACGCTGAAAGCAGCGGCAGGTCCAGGCAAAACACTGGAGAAGGGAAGCAGCCAGCGAGAGGCCATCTGCCCCTGGGAGAGCTTGGACATGGAGGAACTGTCAGCAAAAACTGACACAAAACACACTGATCTGCCAAAAGGGACTTCAAAGAAATCTGACAGCGCTGAAAGCAGAAAGGCAGAGGTTTGCCCGTGGGAAACAGCGGAGGTCGAAACCAGTGTTAATGCTGAAAGCTGGGAGGTGGCTGATGCGCCACCAGAGAAAGGAACTTTATTAAGTAAAGTTGGTGTGACTTCCAAAGAGGATAAGAGCATCAGGTCAAAAGCAACAGGTGCATCTAAAACACTGGAGAAGGGGAGCAGCCAGAGGGActccatctgcccctgggagACCATGGATGTGAAGGACCCATCAATAAAACCAGTTTCCAAAAGTTTTGATCTATCTAAAGTTTCCTCCAAGAAATCTGACAATGCTGATAACAAAAAGGCAGAGGTTTGTCCATGGGAAAGTGCAGAGGTCAAAACCAGCATTCAAACTGAAATCTGCCCCTGGGAAGCAGCTGAAACTTCATCGgataaagggaaaataaaacagGATAGGGATGAAGCATACACAGCCAGTTCAAGGGAGACCAGAGATATGCCATCTAAGAAGTTAGAGACAGGGGGCAGTCAGCGAGAATCTGTCTGCCCCTGGGAGAGTATGGATATGGAGGAACTCTCAATCAAGCTTGCTACAAAGAGCCTAGATCTGTATAAAGCTGCTTCAAAGAAATCGCACAGTGTTGAAAGCAAGAAGGCAGAGGTTTGTCCCTGGGAAAATGCAGATGTTGAAGCCAGTGTTAAAACTGAAATCTGCCCCTGGGAGGTAGCTGAGACTCCACCAGAGAAAGAAACACAGGAGAAAGTTGGTCTCTCCAAAGGCGACCAGAGCATCACCTCAAAAGCAGCAGCGAGTCCATCTAAAATGCTGGAGAAGGTGCAGCGAGAGTCCATCTGCCCCTGGGAGACCATGAGTGTGGAGGAATCCTCTGTAAAAATGGACAGTAAAAGCTTTGAACCGTTCAAAGGCCCTTCAAAGAAATCCGGCAGTGTGGAGAGCAAAAAGGTAGACGTTTGCCCTTGGGAAAGCAAGGAGGTTGAAGCCAGCATTAAAGTTGAAATATGCCCTGGGAAAGTGTCTGAAGCTCCATCAGATAAAGGGAAATTAAGACAGGACACAAGTGCGGGGGAGCAGACAGGTTCAAGAGGAACTGGAGACATCCCATCTAAAATGCTGGAGAAGGGAAGCAGCCAGCGAGAGTCCATCTGCCCCTGGGAGGACTCCTCTATAACAACTGACCTGGGCAAAATTTCATCGAGGAAATCTGACAGCGTTGAGAGCAAAAAGTCCGATATTTGCCCTTGGGAAGGATTAGATCCAAAAGCGGTTGAGAAAGAAAGTTCGAAGGCAGAAATATGCCCGTGGGACGTCGAAGGAGCCTTGCCCAGTCGGACTGAAAAGCAGGCCATGGAAACAGCCAGCACAGCTGTTACGGGAACTCCAACAGCCCcgccaaaaaaatcaaaaaataaaCCCATGGGTCAGGCCGAACACAAGCCGCTGCATCACCTCGTGCCTGACCCAAAGCCCCTGAGAGGTTTCAGCAAAGCCCACAGCATGATGGCAAATGTGCCCCCCCGGGAAGCGGGCGTGGCCAGGTGTCTTAGCACAGGTGGCAGCAGGACGGCAGACATCTGCCCGTGCGAAGCGGAAGGGGCTCCAACGGCGGCTGCAAAGGATGGAGCAGAAACCAGCAAAACCTCGGAGGCGCGTCGGCTGGAGGCGGGAGACGTCAGTCCCATCCACGCCACCCCAGCCAGAAGCAAAACAGCAGAAAAACGGAGAGAGGAAACCAGGGGTCCCAGCCCAACCAAATCAGACGTCCCATGGGACTGTGAGTAG
- the GPR179 gene encoding probable G-protein coupled receptor 179 isoform X3 gives MDVKLQNVDINQCASGPGWFTDTHQCDLNSTECIPQESRGFVLGRYLCLCKPGFYGASRASGTGQSGPEESSSQYVGQYGAVDSGTLLECRPCKEGCVTCVDNTPCLIQEDWSLRAAVLSFQAFCMLAVFLSMLVSYHFRMSKRIRASGVILLETILFGSLLLYFPVFILYFKPSIFRCIILRWVRMLGFAIVYGTITLKLYRVLKVFLSRSAQRMPYMTSGRVLKMLGLILLLVLWFLAAWTVGMLENIDKNIPLVIRSQTAKGLQFYICDHDRWDYMMVVAEMLFLFWGSFLCYATRTVPSAFHEPRYMGIALHNEMIISAAFHVVRFVMVPSLHPDWTLLLFFIHTHVTITMTLALLFIPKFLHAKSPLREEIAAEVYEDELDMRRSGSYLNNSITSAWSEHSLDPDDIRDELKKLYTQLEVHKTKKMTANNPHLQKKRSSKKGLGRSIMRRITEIPESVSRQCSREGKESSGAGGGGSRSGSYKRRLLDSGSSSVKVKDDSSRHKAFSLRKSHSTYDHVQDTKEGSSPPRRDSICKEPPLLDTLMRKKLAKKAAERTKGDSLDSAPLVYKSASAHNLLADKKPLHPKPSPLQKSLSVLMSAREKALLLTSRAYLEDSCEQAGEKEGKGKEGASTPAMQSSGQADGGEATEQAPEEGKQPQSDDVAQGTVSFFLQDSFDRATVCPWGEEVTPPDSKVQKHVTYAPMKSISVDSSHLSGRVPPASRRTPPQPPIRYQSLAHSLERSEVAPGDAQEHMRPATDAPGQGSKDTGPWEVEELAGKMEKAERGEDNVQPPSTPGKSRLLSGPSFAAEICPWELAEEEGFNQSQQNQPTKPGGAEKPNSSLAKAQSLKISPQKSSLKSLGLAIRAFNRAREKSSIKGRKEDEGSQREKEKEKEAGSRHDKPKLAETSTLSIGRTARREAAARGPEESRQKMSKQATICPWEEANTTPPQQNKDASKMFEICPWEVSVEEADGAQEGSVPAKASSRAERRSSKDTGGTIRRKLERMRSQWESMCPWETINSGGALQQWSMDEAKTSHRSKMDSKNPEACPWETAEVITSVKNEICPVDTTEAPPVKQGKDRAPKGDKSITLKAAAGPGKTLEKGSSQREAICPWESLDMEELSAKTDTKHTDLPKGTSKKSDSAESRKAEVCPWETAEVETSVNAESWEVADAPPEKGTLLSKVGVTSKEDKSIRSKATGASKTLEKGSSQRDSICPWETMDVKDPSIKPVSKSFDLSKVSSKKSDNADNKKAEVCPWESAEVKTSIQTEICPWEAAETSSDKGKIKQDRDEAYTASSRETRDMPSKKLETGGSQRESVCPWESMDMEELSIKLATKSLDLYKAASKKSHSVESKKAEVCPWENADVEASVKTEICPWEVAETPPEKETQEKVGLSKGDQSITSKAAASPSKMLEKVQRESICPWETMSVEESSVKMDSKSFEPFKGPSKKSGSVESKKVDVCPWESKEVEASIKVEICPGKVSEAPSDKGKLRQDTSAGEQTGSRGTGDIPSKMLEKGSSQRESICPWEDSSITTDLGKISSRKSDSVESKKSDICPWEGLDPKAVEKESSKAEICPWDVEGALPSRTEKQAMETASTAVTGTPTAPPKKSKNKPMGQAEHKPLHHLVPDPKPLRGFSKAHSMMANVPPREAGVARCLSTGGSRTADICPCEAEGAPTAAAKDGAETSKTSEARRLEAGDVSPIHATPARSKTAEKRREETRGPSPTKSDVPWDCE, from the exons ATGGACGTCAAGCTGCAGAACGTGGACATCAATCAGTGCGCCAGCGGCCCGGGATGGTTCACCGATACGCACCAGTGTGATCTCAACAGTACAGAG TGCATCCCGCAGGAAAGCCGTGGCTTCGTTCTCGGAAGATACCTCTGTCTGTGCAAGCCGGGCTTCTATGGTGCAAGCAGGGCCTCCGGCACTGGCCAGTCCG GCCCCGAGGAAAGCTCGTCCCAGTACGTAGGGCAGTACGGAGCCGTGGACTCTGGGACCTTGCTCGAGTGCCGGCCCTGCAAGGAAGGATGCGTGACGTGCGTGGACAACACCCCGTGTTTGATCCAGGAGGATTGGTCCCTGCGGGCTGCTGTCCTCTCTTTCCAGGCCTTCTGCATGCTGGCTGTCTTTCTCAGCATGCTGGTCTCCTACCACTTTCGAATGAGCAAG AGGATCCGGGCATCAGGAGTTATCCTGCTGGagaccatcctctttggatctcTGCttctctacttccct GTGTTTATCCTGTACTTCAAGCCGAGCATTTTCCGCTGCATCATCCTGCGCTGGGTGCGCATGCTTGGGTTTGCCATCGTCTACGGGACCATCACCCTCAAGCTGTACAG GGTGCTGAAGGTGTTCCTCTCCCGCTCAGCCCAGCGAATGCCCTACATGACCAGCGGGCGGGTGCTGAAGATGCTGGGGCTGATCCTGCTCTTGGTGCTCTGGTTTCTGGCTGCCTGGACGGTGGGGATGTTGGAGAACATCGATAAGAACATCCCGCTGGTGATCCGCTCCCAGACTGCCAAGGGGCTTCAGTTCTACATCTGCGACCATGACCGGTGGGACTACATGATGGTTGTGG CTGAGATGCTCTTCTTATTCTGGGGCAGCTTCTTGTGCTACGCCACCCGGACGGTGCCCTCTGCCTTCCATGAACCTCGCTACATGGGCATCGCCCTGCACAATGAGATGATCATCTCTGCAGCCTTCCACGTTGTCAG GTTCGTGATGGTTCCCTCGCTGCATCCCGACTGGACGCTGCTGCTGTTCTTTATTCACACGCATGTCACCATTACCATGACGCTCGCACTGCTCTTCATCCCAAAG TTCTTGCATGCCAAATCACCCCTGCGGGAGGAGATCGCAGCGGAGGTGTACGAGGACGAGCTGGACATGCGGCGCTCGGGCTCCTACCTGAACAACAGCATCACGTCGGCATGGAGCGAGCACAGTCTTGACCCCGATGACATTCGG GATGAATTAAAAAAGCTTTACACGCAGCTGGAGGTCCACAAAACCAAGAAGATGACCGCCAACAACCCTCACCTTCAGAAAAAGAGGAGCTCCAAGAAGGGCCTGGGCCGCTCCATTATGAGGCGCATCACCGAGATACCAGAGTCCGTGTCTCGGCAGTGCAGCAGAGAGGGCAAGGAGAGCTCCGGCGCGGGTGGCGGTGGGAGTCGCTCCGGCTCCTACAAAAGAAGGCTTCTGGACTCCGGCAGCTCCAGTGTGAAGGTGAAAGATGACTCCTCCAGGcacaaagccttctctctgaggAAGTCCCACAGCACCTACGACCACGTGCAGGACACCAAGGAGGGCTCCTCGCCCCCCAGGCGCGACAGCATCTGCAAGGAACCCCCGCTGCTGGACACCTTGATGAGGAAAAAGCTGGCCAAGAAAGCCGCCGAGAGAACCAAAGGCGATTCCCTGGACTCGGCCCCCCTCGTCTACAAGTCTGCCAGTGCCCACAACCTGTTGGCGGACAAGAAaccccttcaccccaaaccctccCCCTTGCAGAAATCCCTCAGCGTCCTCATGAGTGCCAGAGAGAAGGCCCTGCTGTTGACCAGCCGGGCGTATTTGGAAGATAGCTGTGAACaagctggagaaaaggagggcaaggggaaggagggagcttcCACTCCTGCAATGCAATCCTCAGGGCAGGCAGATGGCGGGGAGGCCACTGAGCAGGCCCCGGAGGAAGGGAAGCAGCCGCAGAGCGACGACGTAGCCCAAGGGACCGTGAGCTTCTTCCTGCAAGACAGCTTTGACAGGGCCACCGTTTGCCCCTGGGGGGAGGAAGTGACCCCACCAGACAGCAAGGTGCAGAAACACGTCACGTATGCCCCAATGAAAAGCATCAGCGTTGACAGCTCTCACCTGTCAGGGAGGGTGCCCCCTGCCAGCAGGAGAACACCACCGCAACCACCCATCAGGTACCAAAGCTTGGCTCACAGTCTCGAAAGGAGCGAGGTTGCCCCCGGGGACGCTCAGGAGCACATGCGGCCTGCCACAGACGCTCCTGGTCAGGGCTCCAAAGATACAGGTCCATGGGAGGTGGAGGAGCTTGCAGGAAAGATGGAGAAGGCAGAGCGGGGAGAAGATAATGTGCAACCTCCGTCCACGCCTGGGAAGAGCAGGCTGCTGTCTGGACCTTCCTTTGCTGCAGAAATATGCCCGTGGGAACTGGCGGAGGAGGAAGGTTTCAATCAGAGTCAGCAGAACCAGCCGACCAAACCAGGAGGTGCCGAGAAACCAAACAGCTCTCTGGCAAAAGCCCAAAGCCTTAAAATCTCCCCCCAGAAAAGCTCCCTCAAGAGTTTAGGGTTAGCCATTAGAGCGTTTAACCGGGCAAGGGAGAAGAGCAGCAttaaaggaaggaaggaggacgaggggagccagagggagaaagagaaagaaaaagaggctGGCAGTAGACACGATAAGCCCAAACTAGCAGAAACCTCAACGCTATCCATCGGCAGGACGGCAAGGCGAGAAGCCGCAGCCAGAGGTCCCGAGGAAAGCAGGCAGAAGATGAGTAAACAAGCCACCATCTGTCCCTGGGAAGAGGCGAATacaaccccaccccagcaaaACAAGGACGCCAGCAAAATGTTTGAAATATGCCCATGGGAGGTGAGTGTGGAAGAAGCAGATGGTGCCCAAGAGGGGTCAGTTCCAGCCAAagcaagcagcagagcagaaaggAGGAGTTCAAAAGACACAGGAGGCACCATACGTAGGAAGCTGGAGAGGATGAGGAGCCAGTGGGAATCCATGTGTCCCTGGGAGACCATAAATTCTGGTGGAGCCCTCCAACAATGGAGCATGGATGAAGCTAAAACGTCCCATCGCTCTAAGATGGACAGCAAGAATCCCGAGGCATGCCCTTGGGAAACTGCAGAGGTTATAACCAGTGTCAAAAATGAAATATGCCCTGTGGACACAACTGAAGCTCCACCAGTGAAACAGGGTAAAGACAGAGCTCCCAAAGGAGACAAGAGCATCACGCTGAAAGCAGCGGCAGGTCCAGGCAAAACACTGGAGAAGGGAAGCAGCCAGCGAGAGGCCATCTGCCCCTGGGAGAGCTTGGACATGGAGGAACTGTCAGCAAAAACTGACACAAAACACACTGATCTGCCAAAAGGGACTTCAAAGAAATCTGACAGCGCTGAAAGCAGAAAGGCAGAGGTTTGCCCGTGGGAAACAGCGGAGGTCGAAACCAGTGTTAATGCTGAAAGCTGGGAGGTGGCTGATGCGCCACCAGAGAAAGGAACTTTATTAAGTAAAGTTGGTGTGACTTCCAAAGAGGATAAGAGCATCAGGTCAAAAGCAACAGGTGCATCTAAAACACTGGAGAAGGGGAGCAGCCAGAGGGActccatctgcccctgggagACCATGGATGTGAAGGACCCATCAATAAAACCAGTTTCCAAAAGTTTTGATCTATCTAAAGTTTCCTCCAAGAAATCTGACAATGCTGATAACAAAAAGGCAGAGGTTTGTCCATGGGAAAGTGCAGAGGTCAAAACCAGCATTCAAACTGAAATCTGCCCCTGGGAAGCAGCTGAAACTTCATCGgataaagggaaaataaaacagGATAGGGATGAAGCATACACAGCCAGTTCAAGGGAGACCAGAGATATGCCATCTAAGAAGTTAGAGACAGGGGGCAGTCAGCGAGAATCTGTCTGCCCCTGGGAGAGTATGGATATGGAGGAACTCTCAATCAAGCTTGCTACAAAGAGCCTAGATCTGTATAAAGCTGCTTCAAAGAAATCGCACAGTGTTGAAAGCAAGAAGGCAGAGGTTTGTCCCTGGGAAAATGCAGATGTTGAAGCCAGTGTTAAAACTGAAATCTGCCCCTGGGAGGTAGCTGAGACTCCACCAGAGAAAGAAACACAGGAGAAAGTTGGTCTCTCCAAAGGCGACCAGAGCATCACCTCAAAAGCAGCAGCGAGTCCATCTAAAATGCTGGAGAAGGTGCAGCGAGAGTCCATCTGCCCCTGGGAGACCATGAGTGTGGAGGAATCCTCTGTAAAAATGGACAGTAAAAGCTTTGAACCGTTCAAAGGCCCTTCAAAGAAATCCGGCAGTGTGGAGAGCAAAAAGGTAGACGTTTGCCCTTGGGAAAGCAAGGAGGTTGAAGCCAGCATTAAAGTTGAAATATGCCCTGGGAAAGTGTCTGAAGCTCCATCAGATAAAGGGAAATTAAGACAGGACACAAGTGCGGGGGAGCAGACAGGTTCAAGAGGAACTGGAGACATCCCATCTAAAATGCTGGAGAAGGGAAGCAGCCAGCGAGAGTCCATCTGCCCCTGGGAGGACTCCTCTATAACAACTGACCTGGGCAAAATTTCATCGAGGAAATCTGACAGCGTTGAGAGCAAAAAGTCCGATATTTGCCCTTGGGAAGGATTAGATCCAAAAGCGGTTGAGAAAGAAAGTTCGAAGGCAGAAATATGCCCGTGGGACGTCGAAGGAGCCTTGCCCAGTCGGACTGAAAAGCAGGCCATGGAAACAGCCAGCACAGCTGTTACGGGAACTCCAACAGCCCcgccaaaaaaatcaaaaaataaaCCCATGGGTCAGGCCGAACACAAGCCGCTGCATCACCTCGTGCCTGACCCAAAGCCCCTGAGAGGTTTCAGCAAAGCCCACAGCATGATGGCAAATGTGCCCCCCCGGGAAGCGGGCGTGGCCAGGTGTCTTAGCACAGGTGGCAGCAGGACGGCAGACATCTGCCCGTGCGAAGCGGAAGGGGCTCCAACGGCGGCTGCAAAGGATGGAGCAGAAACCAGCAAAACCTCGGAGGCGCGTCGGCTGGAGGCGGGAGACGTCAGTCCCATCCACGCCACCCCAGCCAGAAGCAAAACAGCAGAAAAACGGAGAGAGGAAACCAGGGGTCCCAGCCCAACCAAATCAGACGTCCCATGGGACTGTGAGTAG